A window from Streptomyces sp. NBC_00271 encodes these proteins:
- a CDS encoding response regulator, translated as MAESVRVLIADDQALLRGSFRVLVDSTPGMEVVGEAGDGATAVRLARELAPDVVLMDLRMPVLDGIAATREICSDETLTGVRVLALTMFDMDEYVYPALQAGASGFMLKDASPSDLVDGIRVIATGEGVLAPTVTRRVIANFSRRGETPRPAPRLVGLTKREHEVLVQIANGLSNAEISERLVISMPTVKTHVGSLLAKLHARDRAQLVIIAYESGLAERGMPT; from the coding sequence ATGGCCGAGTCGGTCCGGGTACTGATCGCGGACGACCAGGCACTGCTGCGCGGGAGCTTCCGGGTCCTCGTCGACTCCACACCCGGCATGGAGGTCGTCGGCGAGGCGGGCGACGGCGCCACGGCGGTCCGGCTCGCCCGGGAACTCGCCCCGGACGTCGTCCTGATGGACCTCCGGATGCCGGTTCTCGACGGCATCGCGGCCACCCGGGAGATCTGCTCCGACGAGACGCTGACCGGTGTCCGGGTGCTGGCCCTGACCATGTTCGACATGGACGAGTACGTCTACCCGGCCCTCCAGGCGGGCGCCAGCGGCTTCATGTTGAAAGACGCCTCGCCGTCCGACCTGGTCGACGGCATCCGGGTCATCGCCACGGGCGAGGGCGTACTGGCCCCGACGGTCACCCGGCGCGTCATCGCCAACTTCTCCCGGCGCGGCGAGACGCCCCGCCCCGCTCCACGACTCGTCGGTCTCACCAAGCGGGAGCACGAAGTCCTCGTCCAGATCGCCAACGGCCTGTCCAACGCGGAGATCTCCGAACGTCTGGTCATCAGCATGCCGACCGTGAAGACCCACGTCGGCAGCCTCCTGGCCAAGCTGCACGCCCGGGACCGCGCACAGCTGGTCATCATCGCGTACGAGAGCGGCCTGGCCGAGCGGGGAATGCCGACGTGA
- the mslH gene encoding lasso peptide C-terminal Trp epimerase (Involved in the biosynthesis of MS-271 and related lasso peptides.): MTRLTVALSGDCMATRGAVITSDPAAGRLQELLHGADFAVTNLEVVPYDGRGHPVHNAAGGGCLIADSGVLDEITAAGFTVLGCANNHAMDLGTEGVLGTVDLLRSKRIPFAGIGADLTTARRPVYVDRPAGSLALLACTTTFLPGQEAADPSPELPGRPGLNPLRHSATLRVTAPQMDVLRTIDAETGLRARRAEARTLLGVDPAILAPDRLTLFGTRFLTADEPGFTTECDPRDLDEISRWVGEARLRADLVVVSVHSHEPGPTPETPGEFLRAFAHQMIDEGADVVVGHGPHFLRGIELYRNRPIFYSLGNIVSQIELTDRVSAEDYAKVTTDRPPTPGRYYDRLSGHGTRLFAPHRRYWQSLVPILTFDDGTLVTARLHPVDLGFALPVHHRGRPRLADQPEAKEILTDVTRLSESYGTTVGAGIDGTAELLLDVA; this comes from the coding sequence GTGACCCGGCTGACCGTGGCCCTCTCCGGCGACTGCATGGCGACCCGGGGAGCGGTGATCACCTCCGACCCGGCCGCCGGACGGCTCCAGGAACTCCTCCACGGCGCCGACTTCGCCGTCACCAACCTGGAGGTGGTCCCCTACGACGGACGCGGGCACCCGGTGCACAACGCGGCCGGCGGCGGCTGCCTGATCGCGGACTCCGGCGTACTGGACGAGATCACGGCGGCCGGGTTCACCGTGCTGGGCTGCGCCAACAACCACGCGATGGACCTGGGCACGGAGGGCGTGCTCGGCACCGTGGACCTACTGCGGTCGAAGCGGATCCCCTTCGCCGGGATCGGCGCCGACCTCACCACGGCGCGTCGACCCGTCTACGTCGACCGGCCGGCCGGCAGCCTGGCGCTGCTCGCCTGCACCACGACGTTCCTGCCCGGCCAGGAAGCGGCCGATCCGTCGCCGGAACTGCCCGGACGACCGGGCCTCAACCCGCTGCGCCACTCGGCGACCCTGCGGGTGACGGCCCCTCAGATGGACGTGCTGCGGACGATCGACGCCGAGACGGGCCTGCGCGCCCGCCGGGCCGAGGCCCGCACCCTGCTCGGGGTCGACCCCGCCATCCTCGCTCCCGACCGGCTCACCCTCTTCGGCACCCGCTTCCTGACGGCGGACGAACCGGGCTTCACGACCGAGTGCGATCCGCGCGACCTCGACGAGATCTCCCGCTGGGTCGGTGAGGCCCGCCTCCGCGCGGACCTCGTCGTGGTGAGCGTGCACTCCCACGAGCCGGGCCCGACGCCCGAGACACCGGGCGAGTTCCTGCGTGCCTTCGCCCACCAGATGATCGACGAGGGCGCGGACGTCGTGGTCGGGCACGGCCCGCATTTCCTGCGCGGCATCGAGCTGTACCGGAACAGGCCGATCTTCTACAGCCTCGGCAACATCGTCAGCCAGATCGAACTCACCGACCGCGTCTCCGCCGAGGACTACGCCAAGGTCACCACCGACCGGCCGCCCACCCCAGGCCGCTACTACGACCGGCTGAGCGGCCACGGCACCCGGTTGTTCGCCCCGCACCGCCGCTACTGGCAGTCACTCGTGCCCATCCTCACCTTCGACGACGGCACCCTCGTGACGGCCCGCCTCCACCCGGTCGACCTCGGCTTCGCCCTGCCGGTGCACCACAGGGGCCGCCCCCGTCTGGCCGACCAGCCCGAGGCCAAAGAGATCCTCACTGATGTCACCCGGCTGTCGGAGTCGTACGGTACGACGGTCGGGGCGGGGATCGACGGCACAGCGGAGCTGCTTCTGGACGTGGCGTGA
- a CDS encoding DsbA family protein encodes MTSTRTTDATVREMVHRRHRRRRTVVVSLVAALVVVAAALVGAGLVRANNTAPGKAPNRVPAGIAADKSGVAASTGAVRVDVYLDYLCPECRRTERALTAALDDLRSHGGVSVVYHPVAFLDGRSEPAGYSTQAASAAACAADAGRFEQYSTVLFAKQPAEQGPGLSEAQLIAAGRDAGITAASFARCVEDAPYLPWVRYVSDIAASRKVALTPTVMVAGRRVDVTGSDPGAALTRAVTEARR; translated from the coding sequence ATGACGAGCACACGGACAACGGACGCCACGGTGCGGGAGATGGTGCACCGACGGCATCGGCGACGGCGCACAGTGGTGGTGTCTCTGGTGGCCGCCCTGGTGGTGGTCGCCGCCGCGCTGGTCGGCGCGGGCCTGGTCCGGGCGAACAACACGGCCCCCGGCAAGGCACCGAACCGCGTACCGGCCGGGATCGCCGCCGACAAGTCGGGCGTGGCTGCCTCCACCGGCGCCGTACGCGTCGACGTGTACCTCGACTACCTCTGCCCCGAATGCCGTCGTACCGAACGGGCTCTGACCGCCGCCCTGGACGATCTGAGGTCGCACGGTGGGGTGAGCGTCGTCTACCACCCGGTCGCCTTCCTCGACGGCCGCAGCGAACCCGCGGGCTACTCGACACAGGCGGCCTCCGCGGCGGCCTGCGCGGCGGACGCGGGGAGGTTCGAGCAGTACTCCACGGTCCTGTTCGCGAAGCAGCCCGCCGAACAGGGCCCCGGGCTCAGCGAAGCCCAGCTGATCGCGGCGGGCCGGGACGCCGGCATCACCGCGGCGTCGTTCGCCCGCTGCGTCGAGGACGCCCCGTACCTGCCCTGGGTACGGTACGTCTCCGATATCGCCGCCTCCCGCAAGGTGGCGCTGACGCCGACCGTGATGGTGGCGGGCCGCCGCGTCGACGTCACCGGCTCCGATCCGGGCGCTGCGCTGACCCGCGCGGTCACGGAGGCCCGGCGGTGA
- a CDS encoding MauE/DoxX family redox-associated membrane protein codes for MDASATDAGAADVTRRVNTRATTGYWAGAARLAARLLLAAVLAYAGLVKMGDLTEAGRTVALYRIVPDDSAQLVGGVLPFVEVALALLLVAGLATRAAAAGAAVLLVAYVAAIASVWARGMSIDCGCFGGGGTLSGGAARGYALDIARDLPLLGAAALLIRNPRTRYALDGWVLNPKE; via the coding sequence GTGGATGCGAGCGCGACGGACGCGGGCGCGGCGGATGTCACGAGGAGGGTGAACACCCGGGCCACGACCGGGTATTGGGCGGGCGCGGCACGGCTCGCGGCCCGGCTGCTCCTGGCGGCGGTCCTGGCCTACGCCGGTCTGGTGAAGATGGGGGACCTCACGGAGGCCGGTCGGACGGTCGCGCTCTACCGCATCGTGCCCGACGACTCCGCGCAACTCGTGGGTGGCGTCCTCCCGTTCGTCGAGGTGGCGCTCGCGCTGCTGCTCGTGGCCGGGCTGGCCACCAGGGCGGCAGCGGCGGGCGCGGCCGTACTGCTGGTCGCGTATGTGGCGGCCATCGCCTCGGTATGGGCACGGGGCATGTCCATCGACTGCGGCTGTTTCGGCGGTGGAGGCACGCTCAGCGGTGGCGCCGCACGCGGCTACGCGCTCGACATCGCGCGCGACCTGCCGCTGCTCGGCGCGGCCGCCCTCCTGATCCGGAATCCGCGCACCCGATACGCGCTGGACGGCTGGGTCCTGAACCCGAAGGAGTGA
- a CDS encoding ABC transporter permease gives MSRTDTAPAALGDITAAAPPTDRSRNPARPVLLLWRREMTRLRHNPVRLAMGLVTPLLFLVVLGTGLDAASSSLGKAQLNDYRAYLFPGTLVMSVQAPAIAVGISLVWDRRLGVLRQMLVAPFPRASIVFGLALGGATTGAVYGLMVLSVGGIASIRYTPMLLVVLLELLLVSLMFTSLGLLAAVTIRQVDTFQVVVNLSLMPLMFFSGAMFPPNGLPGWLDTVVKLNPLTYGVDAVRRTLPGPSVLTSEQTRLMLGDWHPPVAAELGFLAALTAVALGLAGYRFSRTS, from the coding sequence ATGAGCCGGACCGACACCGCACCCGCCGCACTCGGCGACATCACCGCCGCCGCGCCACCGACCGACCGGTCCCGCAACCCGGCACGCCCCGTCCTGCTGCTCTGGCGGCGGGAGATGACCCGGCTGCGGCACAACCCCGTGCGCCTGGCCATGGGACTCGTGACACCCCTGCTGTTCCTCGTCGTCCTCGGCACCGGCCTCGACGCGGCGTCGTCCAGCCTCGGCAAGGCCCAGCTGAACGACTACCGGGCCTACTTGTTCCCCGGCACGCTCGTCATGTCCGTGCAGGCACCGGCGATCGCGGTGGGCATCTCGCTGGTGTGGGACCGCAGGCTGGGGGTGCTGCGTCAGATGCTCGTGGCGCCGTTCCCGCGCGCGTCCATCGTGTTCGGACTGGCCCTCGGCGGCGCCACCACGGGCGCGGTCTACGGCCTCATGGTGCTGTCCGTCGGCGGGATCGCGAGCATCCGCTACACGCCGATGCTGCTGGTCGTCCTGCTCGAACTCCTGCTGGTCTCCCTCATGTTCACCTCGCTCGGGCTGCTCGCAGCCGTCACCATCCGGCAGGTCGACACCTTCCAGGTCGTGGTGAACCTGAGCCTGATGCCGCTGATGTTCTTCTCCGGTGCGATGTTCCCGCCGAACGGCCTGCCCGGCTGGCTCGACACCGTCGTCAAGCTCAACCCGCTGACGTACGGCGTCGACGCGGTCCGCCGGACCCTGCCAGGACCGAGCGTGCTCACCTCGGAACAGACCCGGCTGATGCTCGGCGACTGGCATCCACCCGTGGCCGCCGAACTCGGTTTCCTGGCCGCCCTCACCGCGGTCGCGCTGGGCCTCGCGGGCTACCGGTTCTCCCGTACGTCATGA
- a CDS encoding ATP-binding cassette domain-containing protein produces MTAIRAEGLYAYYGTTPAVNGLDLTVPTGSMYGFLGPNGAGKTTTINMLTTLLRPTAGRAEVAGFDVAARPAEVRRRIGIVFQESTLDLDLTAAENLRFQADLCGLSRRASRDAIASMLDLMDLSERRRVPVRQFSTGLRRRLEIARGLLAEPSVLFLDEPTTGLDAQTRAAVWDHLGRLRRERGITVFVTTHQLDEAEHCDRIAIIDRGKVVTEGTPADLKSVIGADLVVLRTEDDQRAAHALSDRFGLSAEPTPDGLLLRVEHAAALVPRLCTELGVTVREVAIAPPTLDDVFLHHTGLAIRESPTGPRTLGNLGEGLR; encoded by the coding sequence ATGACGGCGATACGGGCCGAGGGCCTCTACGCGTACTACGGCACCACACCGGCCGTGAACGGGCTCGACCTGACCGTGCCCACGGGCAGCATGTACGGCTTTCTCGGGCCGAACGGCGCGGGCAAGACCACCACCATCAACATGCTGACCACCCTGCTGCGGCCCACCGCGGGCCGTGCGGAGGTGGCCGGATTCGACGTCGCCGCGCGGCCCGCCGAGGTCCGCCGCCGTATCGGCATCGTGTTCCAGGAGTCGACCCTCGACCTGGACCTCACCGCCGCCGAGAACCTCCGCTTCCAGGCCGACCTGTGCGGCCTGTCCCGCCGCGCGTCCCGCGACGCGATCGCCTCGATGCTCGACCTGATGGACCTTTCCGAGCGCCGCAGGGTGCCGGTACGGCAGTTCTCCACCGGACTGCGCCGCCGCCTGGAGATCGCCCGCGGCCTGCTCGCCGAGCCCAGCGTGCTGTTCCTCGACGAGCCGACGACCGGGCTGGACGCCCAGACCCGCGCCGCCGTCTGGGACCACCTGGGGCGGCTGCGGCGGGAGCGGGGCATCACGGTCTTCGTCACCACCCACCAGCTGGACGAGGCCGAGCACTGCGACCGGATCGCGATCATCGACCGGGGCAAGGTCGTCACCGAGGGCACACCCGCGGACCTCAAGTCCGTCATCGGGGCCGACCTCGTCGTCCTGCGCACCGAGGACGACCAGCGCGCCGCCCACGCCCTCAGCGACCGATTCGGCCTCTCGGCGGAGCCCACTCCGGACGGTCTGCTGCTCCGGGTGGAGCACGCGGCGGCCCTGGTGCCGCGTCTGTGCACCGAACTCGGCGTGACCGTACGCGAGGTCGCCATCGCCCCGCCGACGCTCGACGACGTCTTCCTGCACCACACCGGTCTCGCCATCCGGGAGAGCCCGACCGGCCCGCGCACGCTCGGCAACCTCGGGGAAGGACTGCGATGA
- a CDS encoding lasso peptide biosynthesis B2 protein gives MTTPAVAEQAPRLPWYRQLAPRCAAGAARLLVRLPPARLHRVLGVVSKGSHPAGYAEVARARRSVVSVSTRCAGLGCLQRSVATVLLCRARGRWADWCTGFRTEPFGAHAWVEAEGRPVDEPGELSVFRTVLAVRRPDGRTRPFDRDPHPTDSSPRSSEGSRS, from the coding sequence GTGACCACCCCCGCCGTGGCCGAACAGGCCCCGCGGCTGCCCTGGTACCGGCAGCTCGCCCCCCGGTGCGCCGCGGGGGCGGCCCGTCTGCTGGTCCGGTTGCCGCCGGCCCGACTGCACCGCGTGCTGGGCGTGGTCAGCAAGGGGTCCCACCCCGCCGGATACGCCGAGGTGGCGCGGGCCCGCCGCTCCGTCGTCTCGGTCAGTACCCGCTGCGCGGGCCTCGGTTGCCTCCAGCGTTCCGTGGCCACCGTCCTGCTGTGCCGGGCACGCGGCAGGTGGGCCGACTGGTGCACGGGATTCAGAACCGAACCGTTCGGCGCGCACGCCTGGGTGGAGGCCGAAGGGCGGCCGGTGGACGAGCCCGGCGAACTCAGCGTGTTCCGCACGGTCCTGGCGGTCCGTCGCCCGGACGGGCGCACGCGCCCTTTCGACAGGGACCCGCACCCCACCGACAGCAGCCCCCGCTCCTCCGAAGGGAGCCGCTCATGA
- a CDS encoding lasso peptide biosynthesis PqqD family chaperone gives MKLTLARDVTLTVVDTGAVLLDGRRGRYWQLNHSGAGVLRQLLDGEAPDAAAAGLCAAAPVSDDQARQDVQALIDALSAAKLVEVAS, from the coding sequence ATGAAGCTGACCCTCGCCCGCGACGTCACCCTCACCGTCGTCGACACCGGGGCCGTCCTGCTCGACGGGCGCCGCGGCCGCTACTGGCAGCTGAACCACTCCGGCGCGGGCGTCCTACGTCAACTCCTCGACGGAGAGGCGCCCGACGCGGCCGCCGCCGGCCTGTGCGCCGCGGCCCCGGTCAGCGACGACCAGGCGCGGCAGGACGTCCAGGCCCTCATCGACGCGCTCAGCGCGGCCAAGCTCGTGGAGGTGGCCTCGTGA
- a CDS encoding lasso peptide isopeptide bond-forming cyclase — MEFVVLPDCPAGAAAAGRLRATRRVDHASGRPWIVGDWPEAEAVVVEAGPRRMVVLGRTRLHETAATAALGRLRSLHDVDAIASRLPGAVHLAVSLDGRTRVQGSVVGVRQIFTAVVDGVTVAASGVEPLLRLTGAGLDETALAARLLAPGGPPWPLAQRPVRRGVEALTTGHWLELDPDGRARQIRWWELPEPALTLSEGAAAVRAALDDAITTRVAAGGTLSADLSGGLDSTSLCFLAHAAGADLVTYHVMPIDSANADTMWAHRAAECLPAARHHTLSADRAENLFDIGYTADLVGAAPEGPSTWASGLAHIQDLAKRATAEGATLHLTGFGGDELFGRMPACAWSLARATPVGGLRLVNRYRLANRWPWRATVRSLLDRSTFARNLGRVAARIDAPPPPVDEPDFGWVFAPRMPAWATPDAVAAVRALLTDAATEGPGPLDTDRARHQALASLVFEGTTVRQVNTALGDTGITWDAPFLDDRVVEAALATRIDERLLGGRFKPLLTSAAQGLVPADILGRRDKGEFSAEAFRGLARNRARILELCEDSQLARLGLIDPAAFRSAVLNPGPMSHHLQPIDTTVACESWLRTHPETHPLPPARNTPTGELR, encoded by the coding sequence ATGGAATTCGTGGTTCTTCCGGACTGCCCGGCCGGTGCCGCGGCGGCCGGCCGGCTGCGGGCGACGCGGCGCGTCGACCACGCGTCGGGGCGGCCCTGGATCGTCGGCGACTGGCCCGAGGCCGAGGCCGTCGTCGTCGAAGCGGGCCCACGGCGGATGGTCGTACTGGGCCGCACCCGGCTCCACGAGACCGCCGCGACGGCCGCACTCGGCCGACTGCGCTCGCTGCACGACGTGGACGCGATCGCGTCCCGGCTGCCCGGCGCCGTCCACCTGGCGGTGTCACTGGACGGCAGGACCAGGGTGCAGGGTTCGGTCGTCGGCGTACGACAGATCTTCACGGCCGTCGTCGACGGGGTGACCGTCGCCGCGAGCGGGGTGGAACCCCTGCTGCGGCTGACCGGCGCCGGCCTCGACGAGACCGCGCTCGCCGCCCGCCTGCTGGCGCCGGGCGGACCACCCTGGCCTCTCGCCCAACGCCCCGTCCGCCGGGGCGTCGAGGCGCTCACCACCGGCCACTGGCTGGAACTGGACCCGGACGGCCGGGCCCGGCAGATCCGCTGGTGGGAACTCCCGGAGCCGGCGCTCACGCTCTCGGAGGGAGCGGCCGCCGTCCGTGCGGCGCTGGACGACGCGATCACGACCCGGGTCGCCGCGGGCGGCACCCTCAGCGCCGACCTGTCCGGCGGCCTGGACTCCACCTCACTGTGCTTCCTCGCCCACGCGGCCGGGGCCGACCTGGTCACGTACCACGTGATGCCGATCGACAGCGCCAACGCGGACACGATGTGGGCCCACCGGGCCGCGGAGTGCCTGCCGGCGGCCCGGCACCACACGCTGTCCGCCGACCGCGCCGAGAACCTGTTCGACATCGGCTACACCGCCGACCTCGTGGGCGCCGCCCCGGAAGGTCCCTCGACCTGGGCCTCCGGACTGGCCCACATCCAGGACCTGGCCAAGCGGGCCACGGCGGAGGGCGCCACACTGCACCTGACCGGCTTCGGCGGTGACGAGTTGTTCGGCCGGATGCCCGCCTGCGCCTGGTCCCTGGCCCGGGCCACACCGGTCGGCGGCCTGCGGCTGGTCAACCGCTACCGGCTGGCCAATCGCTGGCCGTGGCGGGCGACCGTACGCTCGCTGCTCGACCGGTCGACGTTCGCGCGGAACCTCGGCCGGGTCGCCGCCCGCATCGACGCCCCGCCCCCGCCCGTCGACGAACCCGACTTCGGCTGGGTGTTCGCGCCCCGCATGCCGGCCTGGGCGACCCCCGACGCCGTGGCCGCGGTCCGTGCCCTGCTCACCGACGCCGCCACCGAGGGGCCCGGACCCCTGGACACCGACCGGGCCCGGCACCAGGCGCTCGCCTCACTCGTCTTCGAGGGAACCACCGTCCGCCAGGTCAACACCGCCCTCGGGGACACCGGCATCACCTGGGACGCGCCCTTCCTCGACGACCGGGTGGTGGAGGCGGCCCTGGCCACCCGGATCGACGAGCGCCTGCTCGGCGGGCGGTTCAAGCCGCTGCTCACCTCGGCCGCACAGGGTCTCGTCCCCGCGGACATCCTGGGCCGCCGCGACAAGGGCGAGTTCAGCGCGGAGGCGTTCCGGGGCCTGGCCCGCAACCGGGCCCGGATCCTGGAGCTGTGCGAGGACTCCCAGCTCGCCCGGCTCGGCCTCATCGACCCGGCGGCCTTCCGGTCCGCGGTGCTGAACCCGGGGCCGATGTCCCATCACCTTCAGCCGATCGACACCACCGTGGCCTGCGAAAGCTGGCTGCGGACACACCCGGAGACACACCCCCTGCCACCCGCCCGGAACACGCCTACGGGAGAACTCCGATGA
- a CDS encoding aborycin family tricyclic lasso peptide yields MSAIYEPPMLQEVGDFEELTKCLGVGSCNDFAGCGYAIVCFW; encoded by the coding sequence ATGTCCGCGATCTACGAACCCCCCATGCTCCAGGAAGTCGGCGACTTCGAGGAGCTCACGAAGTGCCTCGGCGTCGGAAGCTGCAACGACTTCGCCGGCTGCGGCTACGCGATCGTCTGCTTCTGGTGA
- a CDS encoding ABC transporter permease, which translates to MSETLAAVRAETTKLRGLRGTQISLLLFAAVSVLIAALDGWSAKKALESDNPSLRSDFTPEQAGLDGILYGQLALIVFGVLVVTSEYTSGMIRVSLLAVPRRGRLYAAKMGVTALAAIAVSVPVTVLGYLATQAALGSHGSSLGASGVPRALAGAVVYLTLMCLFAAGIAAIARNAVVPLAVLLPMVLAGTHILSLIGATKEMARYFPDQAGNELLTVRSPHTAFGFTVLLAWTVAALAWGWVRQRRWDS; encoded by the coding sequence ATGTCTGAGACCCTCGCGGCCGTCCGCGCCGAGACCACCAAGCTGCGCGGCCTGCGCGGCACCCAGATCTCGCTGCTGCTGTTCGCCGCGGTCAGCGTCCTCATCGCCGCCCTCGACGGCTGGTCCGCGAAGAAGGCGCTGGAGTCCGACAACCCGAGCCTTCGTTCCGACTTCACCCCGGAGCAGGCCGGTCTCGACGGCATCCTCTACGGCCAGTTGGCGCTGATCGTGTTCGGCGTGCTCGTCGTCACCAGCGAGTACACGTCCGGCATGATCCGTGTCTCGCTGCTCGCCGTACCCCGGCGCGGGCGGCTCTACGCGGCGAAGATGGGAGTCACCGCCCTGGCGGCGATCGCCGTGTCCGTCCCCGTCACCGTCCTCGGCTATCTGGCCACGCAGGCGGCCCTCGGGTCCCACGGTTCCTCGCTCGGTGCGAGCGGAGTCCCGCGCGCCCTGGCCGGGGCGGTCGTCTATCTGACCCTGATGTGCCTGTTCGCGGCCGGTATCGCGGCGATCGCCCGCAACGCCGTCGTACCCCTGGCCGTGCTGCTGCCTATGGTGCTCGCCGGGACACACATCCTGTCCCTCATCGGGGCGACCAAGGAGATGGCCCGGTACTTCCCCGACCAGGCGGGAAACGAACTGCTCACCGTCCGTTCCCCACACACGGCCTTCGGCTTCACGGTGCTGCTCGCCTGGACCGTCGCCGCCCTCGCATGGGGCTGGGTGCGCCAGCGCCGTTGGGACAGCTGA
- a CDS encoding ABC transporter ATP-binding protein, whose translation MIDVQNLTKRYGPATVVDGLTFTVRPGAVTGFLGPNGAGKSTTLRMMLGLTRPDAGTARIDGHAYGDLAYPLRHIGALLETSAPHRGLTARDHLRWLAQSNRIARGRVAEVLEAVGLTDAARRRTGTFSLGMGQRLGLAAALLGDPPVLVLDEPVNGLDTEGIRWLRDLLRSMAAEGRTVLISSHVMSEMALVADHLVVISGGQLLADTGMSDFIERHGRSYVRVRTAEPDRLGRELEGRGATVSRVPGGGLDVVGMAAVDVSRIAAAGGFPLDELATHAGSLEETFLDVIGEGHHALGEEGRNTHV comes from the coding sequence GTGATTGACGTCCAGAACCTGACCAAGCGGTACGGGCCGGCCACCGTAGTGGACGGCCTGACCTTCACGGTGCGGCCCGGAGCCGTCACCGGCTTCCTCGGCCCCAACGGCGCCGGGAAGTCGACCACCCTACGGATGATGCTGGGCCTGACCCGCCCCGACGCCGGAACCGCGCGGATCGACGGGCACGCCTACGGCGACCTGGCCTACCCCCTCCGCCACATCGGCGCCCTGCTGGAGACCTCGGCCCCGCACCGCGGCCTGACCGCGCGCGACCATCTGCGCTGGCTCGCCCAGAGCAACCGGATCGCCCGCGGCCGGGTCGCCGAGGTCCTGGAGGCGGTCGGGCTCACGGACGCGGCCCGGCGCCGGACCGGCACCTTCTCCCTCGGCATGGGCCAGCGGCTGGGCCTGGCCGCCGCGCTCCTCGGCGACCCGCCCGTGCTGGTGCTCGACGAACCGGTCAACGGCCTGGACACCGAGGGCATCCGCTGGCTGCGCGACCTGCTGCGCTCGATGGCCGCCGAGGGCCGTACCGTCCTCATCTCCAGCCATGTGATGAGCGAGATGGCCCTGGTCGCCGATCACCTGGTCGTCATCAGCGGGGGCCAGCTCCTCGCTGACACGGGGATGTCGGACTTCATCGAGCGCCACGGACGGTCGTACGTCCGGGTCCGCACCGCCGAACCCGACCGGCTCGGCAGGGAGTTGGAAGGTCGCGGCGCCACTGTGAGCCGCGTCCCCGGCGGCGGCCTGGACGTCGTGGGCATGGCGGCCGTGGACGTCAGCCGGATCGCCGCGGCGGGCGGCTTCCCGCTCGACGAACTCGCCACCCACGCAGGGTCGTTGGAGGAGACCTTCCTCGACGTCATCGGAGAAGGCCACCACGCCCTGGGTGAGGAAGGCAGGAACACCCATGTCTGA